The Lentisphaera araneosa HTCC2155 genome includes the window GGTCAAAAATATTTCCACTGGATAACAAGCAAAATTTTCACTTTTCTTAAGGATAAAAACAAATCTTAGATTAGATTGCACAAATTAATAATTTTTTACGGTAGCCCTCACATGTCTTTCAGCTTATTTGTTAACGGCGAAACTGACTCCATCATCATTGAAAGCAGCGATTCTACTTTCCAGAGTTCTTCGCACGAGGCTTTATCTCAGATGCTTGGCAGTGCTAGTTTTTCGGTCAAAGAAGCCGATCGAGGCTTCCAATTTGAAATCCAAGATAGCGAAGCCCAGCTGGAAGACGAAGTAATTAAAGCAAACTCAACTACCGCTCTCCCGAGTGGTCGCGAGCTGAAAATTGGCACACTCACAATCATTGCTTCAATCAACTCCACACGTGCTGAAGTTTCGGGTAAAGAAGATGTAAAATCGTGGACTGCTCGCTCCTTGATTGCTTTAATCATTCTTTTTGAAATACTCTTCATTACTGTGCTTCCCTCAACTTTCACTGGCGAAGAAAATTTCCAACGCGAGTACCTATTGGAAGAAATAAGCGAAGAACTCGACATACTTCGCAGACGTGTTCAAAGTGACCTGAAAGGGCACAGTAAAAAAAGCTCTATGAAAAGTGGCATACTAAAAGATATTAAAGAGGCATTAGATGGCATCGCCAACGATCTACGTCTCAACCCCAAGGCTTTTAGCTTAACAGATCTCGAGAGCACAAGCCAAAACCTAGCTGCCTGCAATAAGCTACTCAACCGCCTGAGTTACTCACCAGTAGTTAACGAGGGAAACATTAGCATTAACAAACAAGCCCTACTGGACCAAGCCTTCACTGAATGAGAAAAATCATTTTTATTAGCTTGATTATCAGCTTAAGTATCGTCGCCTACCTCAACCGAAACCGTAGCAGCGACCTCTACGACAAAACGATTCACAAGGCTTCTCAAAGACATCAAGTCCCCTTTTCTTTAATCAAAGCCGTTATTCGCAAAGAAAGTAGCTTTGTCGCTCGCCAAAAAGGTGCCGCAGGCGAATACGGCCTCATGCAAATTATGCCTATTGCCGCCGATGAATGGGCCCGTCTAAGCAAAAGGCAAAAATTAAAATACTACGATATCCTACTCGACCCAGAGATTAATATCGATATAGGAACCTACCTCTTATCAGTTAATCTCAAGCGATGGAGAAAGTACGACGACGCGACTGCTTTAGCCCTAGCAGAATACAACGCAGGCTTAGGCAATGTTCGCAAGGAAAACTGGGCGCCAGAAAAATATGACGAAAAAGTATTGGAAAGAATCACTTTTCCCATGACGAAAAAATATGTAAGTGATATACTTCTATATAGAACTGAATATTTGGAGCAAGACCAATGAGCGAAAAAGAAGCTCTCTTAAAACTTTTAGAAGACGAAGATCCGAAAATTGCGACCATCGCAATTGGCAAGCTCCTGCAGTATGGACCTGACATTTTCCCCGCCTTACGTGGCTTACAGGAGTCGGCAAACCCCCTACTTCGCAAACGCGTCCACCAAATCGAGGCTATTCTAGAGAAGAAAATCAATTTTTCCCATTTCATTGAACGCATCGAAAAGGACGAAATTCTGATTTGGGAAGACCTCATCTACCTCAACTCGATCTATTACCCCGACCTCAAACCCTCTGAGCTACAAAGTTCAATGGAGGAAGCGTACAAAAATCTGAGCGCCGCGGAGTTCAATACTAAGGCCTTGTGTAATTACATGAAGGACAAAAACTATTACGTCCCCAAAAACGACATTCTCGATTCTGGCATTAACCTTATCAGTAGCGTGCTTATCAATGGTGAAGGCAGCCCACTCATGCTTTGCATCATTTCCCAACTCTGGGGAACGCGTTTTTCATGGCCTTTTCAAATTGTCCTCCACAAGGGACATCATTGCCTCATTGACAAAAACAAGATGCTGATTGAACCCGCCAATAATTGGAAGTGTTCTTTGATTGATGAAAAAATCAAAGCTCACCCCTGCACAGAAAAAGGGCTTATCTTGACTGTCATTGCGAACCTTTACTTATCCGCTTTAGTTGAAGGTCAACTCAAGATCCTCCATACTCTATCGACTCTCATGTCAAAAATCAGCAAGACCGAACTCGCTGACTTCCCTTTCCCCATTGGTAAAGAAAATGAAAACACTTTAAGCACAAACCAAAATGAATCCTGCTGACATCCTCAAAAAAATCATTGCTACAAAACATATCGAAATCAAAAACCAAGAGAGTCAAAGAGACGCCCTTAAAAAAGCAGCTTACGAAGCTGGCCCGACTACAAAAGACTTTGCTCAAGCGCTGCAAGTCAACAGTGGCCTTGCCGTCATTGCCGAAGTTAAGAAAGCCTCACCTTCTGCAGGAGTGATCTCTGCCGATTTCGATCCCGTCAAAACAGCAAAAAACTATCAAACACTTGGAGCTGCAGCGATTTCAGTCTTAACTGACAAGGATTACTTTCAGGGTTCGATTGATTACCTCAAGCAAATTCGCCAAGAAGTCGAATTGCCACTGCTGCGCAAAGATTTCATTATTGATGAATTACAAATTCACGAAGCTCGCGTCGCGGGCGCCGACACCTTTTTATTGATTGCCGCAGTTTTGACTGAGGATGAGATGCGCAACTTCCTTGCTATCGGTAGAGAATTTGCCATGGAAGCCCTTGTGGAAATCCACGATGAAGAAGAAGCTCACAAAGCCTTAGCGGCGGGCGCAAAGATTATCGGGGTCAACAATCGCGACCTCCGCAACTTCACAACTGACTTAAGCCTCACCGGTAAACTCGCTAAATTTATACCAGAAGATAAAATTCTTGTTGGCGAGAGTGGCATAAAAACTGGAAAAGATAGTCGCCAACTCCTAGATTGTGGCTGTTCCGCAATTTTAGTCGGCGAATCACTCATGCGAGATCCGCAAAAATTTAAAGAACTCCAAGCAGGCCAAGCTTAAAAACACAATAATTTCGAGGGTAGAAAAATGTCACAAGCTAAGTTATCTAGCTCACCAAGCACAGGCGATCATTTAGTTAAGTTTTCGGGGGATTTACAAAAATTCACATTACAAAGCAGCGTTCCTGGAAAAGCTTTTCTCCGCACCAATCTTAATCAATCCGCAATTAGAAACGAGCAAGTCATTCGTCATATAGAAAATGACGAAACTGAATTTGACCTCGGCTGGAATGATTACCCCATGAATGACGAAGGCAATGGAAATTTCGCCCTCACCCTTCCTCTTAGTGAAGCTGGGCATTTTAGAGCGAAAGCTTATTTAAAACTCGACGATGGTGAACTCTTGTGGCAAGATGGCCCCGATATTGTACTCAATATTGAGCCCAACAGCAGCCGTTATGCCAATTCAATTTACTGTGCTTTCCCTCGCCAGTTCGGCAAAAATAAAACTCTCTTAAACGCCCCTTCTCACGACGAGCTTAAAACACTCGATGAAGAAGGCTACACAGTTATTCCTCCCTCCGGAAAATTCAGTGATCTCATCTGCGAACTCGACCATATTTTTGATGACTTGGGCTGCAATATCTTGCACCTGCTCCCAATCAACCCCACTCCAACAAGTTACGCTCGCATGGGACGCTATGGTTCGCCCTACGCCGCCCTCGATTTCACTGCGGTTAATCCTGAACTCTGCAACTTCAATCTCAAAACCACGCCAGTTCAACAGTTCTGCGAACTCGCCGATGCCGTTCACCAAAAACAGGGACGCATCATTATCGACATCGCCATCAACCACACGGGCTGGGCTTCGAAAATTCACGAAACCAATCCGGAATGGGTACGTCGTCACGATAATGGCGACATCTATCAACCTGGTGCTTGGGGCACGGTTTGGGAAGACCTCACTGAACTCAATCACAAAGACACTGAGCTTTGGGTTTATTTAGCCGACGTCTTCCTCACTTGGTGTGAACGTGGTGTCGATGGCTTCCGTTGCGATGCAGGTTATATGATCCCTGAACCCGCGTGGAAATACATTGCGGCTAAAGTCCGTGAACAGTATCCCGAAACAATCTTTTTATTAGAAGGTTTAGGCGGCCCCTGGGAAACGACCGAGAATATGCTCAATCACTGCAACCTCAACTGGGCTTATTCTGAGTTATTCCAAAACTATAGCAAGGACCAAGTCAGCGCCTACATGAAGTACTCCATTGACTTTAGTCAAAAATATGGCCCCATGGTTCATTACGCAGAAACCCACGATAATGCACGTCTCGCAGACACTTCACCACTTTGGGCTAAATCACGCACCACATTATCAGCTCTACTTTCTCATAACGGATGCTTTGGTTTCACTAACGGTGTCGAATGGCTCGCTACAGAAAAAGTAAATGTTCACGGAGCTAGTGGACTCAATTGGGGCGCTGACGAAAACTTAATTAGCGAGATTAAAGAACTCAATGAGCTCTTACTCACTCACCCAGCTTTCTTCGAAAATTCTCTGATCAAAGAAATCCCCTTACAGAACTCCTCTTTACTTGCTTATGAAAGACGTTCAAAAGACGGGTCAAGCCCCCTCCTCATTCTCATTAACTTGGATATGGAACACGGCCATCAGCTCGAATTAGAGACTCCCTTTTCTTGCCCTGACCTACTGATTGGCAGTAAGCAAATTGATAGTCAAAATTTAAACTTCCAAGTCGAGCCTGGAGAAATCCTTTGCCTCGGTACAGAAAGTGACAAAATTGCTTCAGCTGATAAAAAGAAACAAATTCATCATGCCCAACGTGTGATTGCGAACCTCGCCTATAAAACAAATAAATTTGATTTATGTAATAACTTAGAGGCTCAGAGTCAAACGCTACTTGCTGGCCCGATGAATTGGCTCAATGAACAAAACATCATCCCTACAACTTGGGAATTCCCCTTCGACCTTAAACGCCAAGTTCCTTGTCCGGTAAATTCGTCCCTGCTCTTCAAAGCCCCTCACAATTTTAATATCTTTGTCTTTGGACGTAAACATGACTCCTTCCTAGCTCACGATGGTCAGCACTACATTTTGCTTCTTCCTCTTGAAGATCAAGGAAAGATTTCCTACGAACCCCTTAACTTAGAGATCAATACTCCAGAAGGGATTCAAAAACACCAATCAACTCTGCTGCGATTAACAACTATCGATCAGCCCTACACCGACAAATACCCTGTTGAAGATTGCAACAAGGTGATTTTAGACACCAATGGTAAAGGCGCTATGATGAGACTCAACACGGGCATCTCCAATATTTGGACTCGTTACGATGCGCTTCTCGCTGCCAACTTAAGTCCTGACTACCCAGAAAACCGTCACATCATGTGGAGACGCAACCGTATTTACGTAGACTGTCATCACGCCACCTATGAGCTTAGCGAAAAATTTCTCACTGAAATTCGCGGCAATGGACGCAATCGAAAACTCATCTACGAACTTCCCCTCGGCCATCACCGCTGCTTAATCCTGAGTGTACAAGCCTTTATGCTCCCCGGAGAAAATGCTACCACCTTTATAATCACAAGAGAAAAGAGCTCGCTCAAAGAAGCATCGCAGACCAGTGTCAAAATCTATATCCGCCTCGACCTCGAAGATCGCGACTTCCATTCGGATACAAAAGCGGGTGCAGGACTCGAAGGACTCTGGGCAAGCAAAGTGAAGTCCACGAAACGCGAATTACAGTTTAGCCCCGCCAATGACCGTCAACTCCGCATCACCAGCTCTAATGGTAAATTCATGCGTGAAGACGAATGGTCCTACAACCAATACCAAAGAAATGAAGCTCTGCGTGGACTCGAAAGTCATTGCGACCTTTATAGCCCCGGCTTCTTCCTCTTAGATCTCAAACCTGGTGATTCCTGTACGCTTCTCGGCCAAGTAATCCGCAATAAAAAACAAGCGGTAATTAAAATTACGGACATCCCCTTCCCAGAAGAAAAAGCACTTAACTCATATATTGATCAACTTCGTGAAGCGGTTGGCCATTACGTCGTAGCACGAGATGGCATGAAAACCGTCATCGCTGGCTACCCTTGGTTCTTAGACTGGGGTCGCGACACACTAATTTGCTGCCGTGGACTCATTAGTGCTGGTTTTGGCAAAGACGTTGTAAAAATCCTCCAACGCTTTGCTAGCTTTGAAGAAGCGGGAACACTGCCCAACTCCATTCATGGTGCTGATGCCGCTAACCGCGACACGAGTGACGCCCCTCTTTGGTTCTTTGTTGCCTGTGATGACTATATAAATGAGTCAGGTGATGAGAAGGTTCTCAAGCTCGATTGTAATGGCCGTTCAATCCTCCAAATCATGGAGTCAATTGCGACAAACTATATTGCTGGCGCTCCCAATGGCATTAAAGTTGACCCCGAATCACTCCTCGTTTATAGCCCCTCACATTTCACTTGGATGGACACCAACTACCCAGCTGGCACACCACGAGAAGGTTACCCCGTAGAGATTCAAGTTTTTTGGATTAAAGCCCTCAACATTCTTCATAAATACACTAAGCAAGACAAATGGAAAGAACTTGCCGACAAAGCTCTCGCTTCATTCATTCAGTATTTTTGGGATGAGCAACGTGGCTTTTTATCCGATTGCCTGCATTGCAAAACTTATCACCCGGCGGCACAATCACCTGCCGATGACGCCTTACGCTCGAATCAACTCTTTGCGATCACCCTCGATGTTATTCAAGACATAGAAATGCAAAAAGCTATTTTTGAATCTTCTTCTTGCCTCTTAATTCCAGGCGCTATCAGAAGTTTAGCTGATCGTAAAAACGAATTCCCACTCCCAGTCTACTCCAATTATGGTAAACTCCTTAACAATCCTGAAAACCCTTATTTCCATCATTATGAAGGTGATGAAGATACACGCAGAAAACCTGCTTATCACAATGGCACGGCTTGGAACTGGCCTTTCCCTTCTTACCCAGAAGCAATGTTAAAGATTTATGGCGAAGAAGCTATACCAACAGTTAAGTCCTTACTTTACAGCTCGAGAATACTCTTTAACACAGGTGCTGTCGAACAAATCCCTGAAGTCATGGATGGCTCTGCCCCCCACACACCACGTGGTTGCGATGCCCAAGCCTGGTCGGTAACAGAGCTCATAAGAGTTTTACAAAAATGTGAGAAATAAGCTAAATTAACTAAATATTGTTTTTTTATCACTTTTTTTTCCCTTCTTTTCCTTGCTCAATTAAACTTTACTTGAGTATGGAAGTATATTAATTTGAGAATTTCCAGAAAAGTAAAACTTTTTTGACTTGTGTGAAAGATGTGCTTTAATGGGTGCGATTAAGACTATGTAGATTAATGATTATGGAGCATATAAATATGTCTGAAAATAAAGAAAAGAATACAGCTAGAAAACCAAAAGCCTTAGATTATTTCAAAGCGGTAGTATTATCTGCCATAGTTGTTGTAGTTGTATTTTATAGTCACGAAGAACTTCAAGTTAAATACGATGCCATTCTTCCTGACATCTACCCTAACGAAAATGTCGTCGGCACATGGAATAGCGACAAAGATGCAAGCAGTGTTAATTTTGACGCCAATGGTGCCGCTAAAATCAAAAATAAAAAAATGATTTACATCAAAACCACTCCAGACAACTTCACACTTTTTCAGTTTGGTCGTGATAAAATGGGTAATCGTACAGGACTCATTGCACACAAAGTCAAACTACTAGGAGATACAAAATTAGAGATGGGACGTGACTCATACTCCAAACTTGTTGCTCAAAAATAATTTCCATAAGCCCGCTCAATGCGGGCTTTTTTATTGCCTATAAGAGTCCGCTTTATTCGGACTTTCTTGTTGCTAGACATTACCAATTGTATTATTTTAATTTTTTTCTTCTATAAGTGTTGAGATCTCCCTTCCGTATTTTAGTTCATATGAAACATGACTAAAAAAGGAAACACCGTGAAACAATTCAAATACAGCCCCTTCCTAGCTTGCATTGCCCTTGTCAATGCCTCTTTATTTGCTGCCCCTCAAAAAAGCAATATCAAATCCTTTACTCGTAAATCGATGGACAAAGAAAAGGCTTATAATAGTCCTGCTTATGTCAAGCATCGCGAAGGTTCACTCTCATTAGACAAGCGTTTCCAACACAACCTTTTTGCATCACCTCCCTATATCGAATATGTAACTGCACTAAGTGCTGATGTTGATGGCACCCTCTACATCTCCCAAGACCCTAACGGCAGCCTCGGTCACTACGCAGGACTCGGCAATGTCGTAAGCGCCAAAGATACCACTGGTGATGGCAAAGCCGACAAATTTGTTGAATATATCCCAAAAATCGAAAGTGCACGCGGTGGCCATATTGTGGCCGGCACCTACTACTTACTTCACCCTCCATACCTAACTTCTTTCCAAGACACTACTGGTGACGGCAAAGCGGACAAAAGAACTCTCTTAGCCGATGGCTGGGGTGGTGGCATCGAACACCCACGAGGTGCCGATCACACCACAAATGGCGTACGCATGGGTATCGATGGCTGGCTTTATGTTTCAGTCGGTGACTTTGGTATCAAAGATTCTAAAACTGCTGCGGGAGATACCTTCCGCTTTCATGGTGGCGGTGTCGCACGTATTCGTCCTGACGGAAGCGAAATCGAAATGTATGTCGAAAATACCCGTAACCAATTCGCCGTAGCAATTTCTCCTACACTCGAGCTCTTCACTCGCGATAACACCAATGATGGTAAGGGTTGGAACCTGCGTGTGCACCACCAAGTTCCCGAATCTGATTTTGGTTACCCAAAACTCTACCAAAACTTCCCCGATGAACACATCGCTTCGCTCGGTGATTATGGTGGCGGTTCAGGTATGGGCGTGCTCTTCCTCGATGAACCCGGCTTCCCAAAAGACCTTAATAACAAGCTCTATACTTGTGACTGGACCACGGGTAAAGTTTTTTCTTTCGACATGAAGCCTAAAGATGCCACTTATGAAGTGAAACAAAACATCTTCACTCCCCTTACCCGTGCGACAGATATTGAAGTTGATGGCCAGTCACAACTCTACTTCTCCGACTGGGTGGGTGCTGGCTTTGCCTTTGCTGGTAATGATAAACCCGTGAGTCGCATTTTTACGGCTAAACTTAAAGATTATA containing:
- a CDS encoding amylo-alpha-1,6-glucosidase; this translates as MSQAKLSSSPSTGDHLVKFSGDLQKFTLQSSVPGKAFLRTNLNQSAIRNEQVIRHIENDETEFDLGWNDYPMNDEGNGNFALTLPLSEAGHFRAKAYLKLDDGELLWQDGPDIVLNIEPNSSRYANSIYCAFPRQFGKNKTLLNAPSHDELKTLDEEGYTVIPPSGKFSDLICELDHIFDDLGCNILHLLPINPTPTSYARMGRYGSPYAALDFTAVNPELCNFNLKTTPVQQFCELADAVHQKQGRIIIDIAINHTGWASKIHETNPEWVRRHDNGDIYQPGAWGTVWEDLTELNHKDTELWVYLADVFLTWCERGVDGFRCDAGYMIPEPAWKYIAAKVREQYPETIFLLEGLGGPWETTENMLNHCNLNWAYSELFQNYSKDQVSAYMKYSIDFSQKYGPMVHYAETHDNARLADTSPLWAKSRTTLSALLSHNGCFGFTNGVEWLATEKVNVHGASGLNWGADENLISEIKELNELLLTHPAFFENSLIKEIPLQNSSLLAYERRSKDGSSPLLILINLDMEHGHQLELETPFSCPDLLIGSKQIDSQNLNFQVEPGEILCLGTESDKIASADKKKQIHHAQRVIANLAYKTNKFDLCNNLEAQSQTLLAGPMNWLNEQNIIPTTWEFPFDLKRQVPCPVNSSLLFKAPHNFNIFVFGRKHDSFLAHDGQHYILLLPLEDQGKISYEPLNLEINTPEGIQKHQSTLLRLTTIDQPYTDKYPVEDCNKVILDTNGKGAMMRLNTGISNIWTRYDALLAANLSPDYPENRHIMWRRNRIYVDCHHATYELSEKFLTEIRGNGRNRKLIYELPLGHHRCLILSVQAFMLPGENATTFIITREKSSLKEASQTSVKIYIRLDLEDRDFHSDTKAGAGLEGLWASKVKSTKRELQFSPANDRQLRITSSNGKFMREDEWSYNQYQRNEALRGLESHCDLYSPGFFLLDLKPGDSCTLLGQVIRNKKQAVIKITDIPFPEEKALNSYIDQLREAVGHYVVARDGMKTVIAGYPWFLDWGRDTLICCRGLISAGFGKDVVKILQRFASFEEAGTLPNSIHGADAANRDTSDAPLWFFVACDDYINESGDEKVLKLDCNGRSILQIMESIATNYIAGAPNGIKVDPESLLVYSPSHFTWMDTNYPAGTPREGYPVEIQVFWIKALNILHKYTKQDKWKELADKALASFIQYFWDEQRGFLSDCLHCKTYHPAAQSPADDALRSNQLFAITLDVIQDIEMQKAIFESSSCLLIPGAIRSLADRKNEFPLPVYSNYGKLLNNPENPYFHHYEGDEDTRRKPAYHNGTAWNWPFPSYPEAMLKIYGEEAIPTVKSLLYSSRILFNTGAVEQIPEVMDGSAPHTPRGCDAQAWSVTELIRVLQKCEK
- the trpC gene encoding indole-3-glycerol phosphate synthase TrpC, which produces MNPADILKKIIATKHIEIKNQESQRDALKKAAYEAGPTTKDFAQALQVNSGLAVIAEVKKASPSAGVISADFDPVKTAKNYQTLGAAAISVLTDKDYFQGSIDYLKQIRQEVELPLLRKDFIIDELQIHEARVAGADTFLLIAAVLTEDEMRNFLAIGREFAMEALVEIHDEEEAHKALAAGAKIIGVNNRDLRNFTTDLSLTGKLAKFIPEDKILVGESGIKTGKDSRQLLDCGCSAILVGESLMRDPQKFKELQAGQA
- a CDS encoding lytic transglycosylase domain-containing protein yields the protein MRKIIFISLIISLSIVAYLNRNRSSDLYDKTIHKASQRHQVPFSLIKAVIRKESSFVARQKGAAGEYGLMQIMPIAADEWARLSKRQKLKYYDILLDPEINIDIGTYLLSVNLKRWRKYDDATALALAEYNAGLGNVRKENWAPEKYDEKVLERITFPMTKKYVSDILLYRTEYLEQDQ